In Leishmania braziliensis MHOM/BR/75/M2904 complete genome, chromosome 18, the following proteins share a genomic window:
- a CDS encoding putative P-type H+-ATPase translates to MGLNGSEKDAAAFEENPTSPLDAEMPPQKPQRRQSVLSKAVSEHDVNATGPMGDLLPPSKGLTTEEAEELLAKYGRNELPEKRTPSWLIYVRGLWGPMPAALWIAIIIEFALENWPDGAILLAIQIANATIGWFETIKAGDAVAALKNSLKPTATVYRDSKWQQIDAALLVPGDLVKLASGSAVPADCSINEGVIDVDEAALTGESLPVTMGPEHMPKMGSNVVRGEVEGTVQYTGTLTFFGKTAALLQSVESDLGNIHVILARVMIALCAISFVLCMCCFIYLLARFYESFRRALQFAVVVLVVSIPIALEIVVTTTLAVGSKHLSKHKIIVTKLSAIEMMSGVNMLCSDKTGTLTLNKMEIQEQCFTFEEGSDLHSTLVLAALAAKWREPPRDALDTMVLGAADLDECDNYEQLSFLPFDPTTKRTAATLVDRRTGEKFDVTKGAPHVILQMVYNQDEINDEVVDIIDSLATRGVRCLSVAKTDQQGRWHMAGILTFLDPPRPDTKDTIRRSKEYGVDVKMITGDHLLIAKEMCRMLNLDPNILTADKLPQIKDANDLPADLGEKYGDMMLSVGGFAQVFPEHKFMIVETLRQRGFTCAMTGDGVNDAPALKRADVGIAVHGATDAARAAADMVLTEPGLSVVVEAMLVSREVFQRMLSFLTYRISATLQLVCFFFIACFSLTPKSYGSMDPHFQFFHLPVLMFMLITLLNDGCLMTIGYDHVVPSERPQKWNLPVVFVSASILAAVACGSSLMLLWIGLEAYSPLYYPNSWFRHLGLAQLPQGKLVTMMYLKISISDFLTLFSSRTGGHFFFYMAPSPILLCGALISLFVSTMAASFWHKSHPDGVLTEGLAWGQSNSERLLPLWVWIYCIVWWFVQDIVKVLAHICMHAVDLFGCVSDTAGSGAVKPYSDGVEEAVGLPHDKK, encoded by the coding sequence ATGGGGCTAAACGGGTCTGAGAAGGACGCCGCCGCGTTCGAGGAGAACCCCACGAGCCCGCTCGATGCAGAGATGCCCCCGCagaagccgcagcgccgtcagtCTGTGCTGTCGAAGGCTGTGAGCGAACACGATGTGAACGCGACAGGCCCTATGGGGGacctgctgccgccgtcgaaGGGCCTAAcaacggaggaggcggaggagctgctggcgaagTACGGGCGCAACGAGCTGCCGGAGAAGAGGACGCCGAGCTGGCTGATCTACGTGCGCGGCCTGTGGGGCCCGAtgcctgctgcgctgtggaTTGCGATCATCATCGAGTTTGCCCTGGAGAACTGGCCGGACGGCGCCATTCTGTTGGCTATTCAGATCGCGAACGCAACGATCGGGTGGTTCGAGACGATCAAAgccggcgacgccgtcgctgccctGAAGAACTCGCTGAAGCCAACTGCGACTGTGTACCGCGACTCGAAGTGGCAGCAGATCGATGCTGCACTGCTGGTGCCTGGCGACCTTGTGAAGCTCGCTTCCGGCTCCGCGGTGCCTGCGGACTGCAGCATCAACGAGGGCGTGATCGACGTGGACGAGGCTGCGCTGACAGGCGAGTCGCTGCCTGTAACGATGGGCCCGGAGCACATGCCGAAGATGGGGTCGAACGTTGTGCGCGGCGAAGTGGAGGGCACGGTGCAGTACACCGGCACGCTGACGTTCTTCGGCAAGaccgctgcactgctgcagtCCGTGGAGTCGGACCTGGGCAACATCCACGTGATTCTTGCCCGCGTGATGATTGCGCTGTGCGCCATCTCGTTTGTGCTGTGCATGTGCTGCTTCATCTACCTGCTGGCGCGGTTCTACGAGTCGTTCCGCCGCGCGCTGCAGttcgcggtggtggtgctggtcgTGTCGATCCCGATTGCGCTGGAGATTgtggtgacgacgacgctTGCGGTTGGGTCCAAGCACCTGTCGAAGCACAAAATCATCGTGACGAAGCTGTCGGCGATCGAGATGATGTCCGGCGTGAACATGCTGTGCTCTGACAAGACGGGCACACTGACGCTGAACAAGATGGAGATCCAGGAGCAGTGCTTCACGTtcgaggagggcagcgatCTGCACTCGACGTTGGTGCTAGCGGCGCTTGCTGCGAAGTGGCGCGAGCCGCCGCGCGATGCGCTGGACACGATGGTGCTGGGCGCGGCGGACCTGGACGAGTGCGACAACTACGAGCAGCTGAGCTTCTTGCCGTTCGACCCGACGACGAAGCGCACTGCGGCGACGCTTGTGGACCGGCGCACCGGCGAGAAGTTCGACGTGACGAAGGGCGCGCCGCACGTGATTCTGCAGATGGTGTACAACCAGGATGAGATCAACGACGAGGTGGTGGACATCATCGACAGCCTCGCTACGCGCGGTGTCCGGTGCCTCTCCGTGGCGAAGACGGATCAGCAGGGTCGCTGGCACATGGCCGGCATCCTGACGTTCCTGGACCCGCCGCGCCCGGACACAAAGGATACGATCCGTCGCAGCAAGGAGTACGGCGTGGACGTGAAGATGATCACCGGCGACCACTTGCTGATCGCAAAGGAGATGTGCCGCATGCTGAACCTTGACCCGAACATCCTGACGGCGGACAAGCTGCCGCAGATCAAGGACGCGAACGACCTGCCGGCCGACCTTGGCGAGAAGTACGGCGACATGATGCTGTCTGTCGGCGGGTTCGCGCAGGTGTTCCCGGAGCACAAGTTCATGATTGTGGAgacgctgcgccagcgcggGTTCACGTGCGCGATGACGGGCGACGGTGTGAACGACGCGCCCGCGCTGAAGCGCGCCGACGTGGGTATTGCGGTGCACGGTGCGACGGacgctgcgcgcgctgcggcggaCATGGTACTGACGGAGCCCGGTCTGAGCGTGGTAGTGGAGGCGATGCTTGTGTCACGTGAGGTGTTCCAGCGCATGCTGTCGTTTCTGACGTACCGTATCTctgcgacgctgcagctcgtgtgcttcttcttcatcgCGTGCTTCAGCCTGACACCGAAGAGCTACGGCAGCATGGACCCGCACTTCCAGTTCTTCCACCTGCCCGTGCTGATGTTCATGCTGATCACGCTGCTGAACGACGGCTGCCTGATGACGATTGGCTACGACCACGTGGTTCCGTCGGAGCGGCCGCAGAAGTGGAACCTGCCGGTGGTGTTCGTGAGCGCGTCAATTCTGGCTGCGGTCGCGTGCGGGTCGTCGCTGATGCTTCTGTGGATCGGCCTGGAGGCCTACAGCCCTCTCTACTACCCGAACTCGTGGTTCCGCCACCTtggcctcgcgcagctgccgcagggcAAGCTCGTGACGATGATGTACCTGAAGATCTCGATTTCGGACTTCCTGACGCTCTTCTCGTCGCGCACGGGTGGCCACTTCTTCTTCTACATGGCACCAAGCCCGATCCTGCTCTGCGGCGCGCTCATCTCGCTATTCGTGTCGACGATGGCTGCGTCGTTCTGGCACAAGTCGCACCCCGATGGTGTGCTGACGGAGGGTCTCGCGTGGGGCCAGTCGAACTCGGAGAggctgttgccgctgtggGTGTGGATCTACTGCATTGTGTGGTGGTTCGTGCAGGACATCGTGAAGGTCTTGGCGCACATCTGCATGCACGCCGTGGATCtgtttgggtgtgtgtcggACACTGCGGGCTCCGGGGCGGTCAAGCCGTACAGCGacggtgtggaggaggctgtGGGTTTACCCCACGATAAGAAGTAG